Proteins co-encoded in one Opitutus terrae PB90-1 genomic window:
- a CDS encoding TonB-dependent receptor plug domain-containing protein, which produces MKRHNARRRACLATSALCLIVAPRLLAQTAAPAPETADETIVLSPFVVEAAEDSGYSAKATLAGTRIRTELKDVGSSISVVTQKFLEDTNSTNMEDLLVYTTGTEVAGQGGNFLGQGDGMVLVSQNVNRPVANTRVRGLAAADNTRDFFLTDIPWDSYNVGRVDLQRGPNAILFGIGSPAGIVNSSLNPAAFKNAYKIENQIGSFGTIRTTADLNHVLIKNQLAIRIALLDDETKFRQDPAYKDDRRVYGAIRFDPAALNRGSAKTSFTANFEKGKQTRLDPINTPPIDAITPWFFAYTPAQRAVGFSAADPANYSPSTDLNDPLVQQYGAYLGNYNGSRPVGLSQSDPWLGAPGGRVFDGVVTAYEGGQPGFVFPTKIQNWPTNASIPGTVLGNNGIVGITQYAAGVGGFSGNAGLVGSSIGAYKAKSLTDRSIFDYYNHLLGGPNAQQFNDFKAFNVTGRQTFFDDKLGFELAFDKQDAKFGNWSLIDNAATAVSIDIMRTLIDGTKNPNFLRPVVYAAGGGSGGSWDRSEREVVRATAFGELDFATISGRDSVLAKIFGRNTFTGLFARQKTYDFRANYNRFYIADSFVPAAGNGAVGQASRDNIFAVYLGSPIPANAASASGVGLQGIKTFIDAPSQQTIRYYNNQTNAWQTLPLDTVNNDLAADEQKTYRTSRKTKDIVTSKAVVWQGYWLEGALVPMFGWREDEDVFRDAGNPPAVPANPQGQGGLVNPFSPNWTLPEASSAENTVRSKTYSLVTHLPAKWRERMPGRMDVSLIYNKSENFNPDSSRRDIMGASVPNPAGKTEEYGVAITALDDRLVFKWAHYETSVTNATLDSAGISAQYLIGAVEAWGQKSAVQFRDSLAPGGPRVGNASTLYGLSSDGHQVTWQPDGVLASQNPDGSYQYTQAQLDATYAREKASVDAWFATQVPAAFQDAWALTDYATGGGSTNYGASGLVVTGDTISKGDEFELIANPIKGLSVSVNAAKTSASRMNLAQSYVDWINQRWEEFQGPAGDMRLWGPADDSQSPNGRQFGHGGETARGKYSRETMAGYNLFLALEGADVPELRPWRFNVVANYDFQGGISWLKGVNVGGSYRWQQRNTTGFPVVGAGTATDPYRYDVSNPYKGSDEGIFDGWVGYRRHLGWKNVAWRVQLNVRNLLANDHLSRVTVQPNGEPGAYRIPEPRTITLTNTFEF; this is translated from the coding sequence ATGAAACGCCACAATGCGCGGCGTCGTGCCTGCTTGGCTACGTCCGCGCTTTGCCTGATTGTTGCGCCTCGTCTGCTCGCGCAGACTGCCGCACCCGCTCCGGAGACGGCCGACGAGACGATCGTGCTCTCTCCGTTCGTCGTCGAAGCAGCTGAAGACTCCGGCTACTCCGCCAAGGCCACCCTCGCGGGAACCCGTATCCGCACCGAGCTGAAGGACGTCGGTTCCTCGATCTCGGTTGTGACGCAGAAATTCCTCGAGGATACCAACTCGACCAACATGGAAGACCTGCTCGTCTACACGACGGGCACGGAAGTCGCCGGCCAGGGCGGCAACTTCCTCGGCCAGGGCGACGGCATGGTGCTCGTCAGCCAGAACGTGAATCGCCCCGTGGCCAACACCCGCGTCCGCGGTCTCGCGGCGGCGGACAACACGCGCGACTTCTTCCTCACCGACATCCCGTGGGATTCCTACAACGTCGGTCGCGTTGACCTGCAGCGTGGACCGAACGCGATCCTCTTCGGCATCGGCAGCCCCGCGGGCATCGTCAACTCGAGCCTGAATCCGGCGGCCTTCAAGAACGCCTACAAGATCGAGAACCAGATCGGCAGCTTCGGCACGATCCGCACGACCGCTGACCTGAATCACGTGCTGATCAAGAATCAGCTGGCGATCCGCATCGCGCTGCTCGACGACGAGACGAAGTTCCGCCAGGACCCGGCCTACAAGGATGACCGTCGCGTCTACGGTGCGATTCGCTTCGATCCGGCGGCGCTCAACCGCGGTTCGGCGAAGACCTCGTTCACGGCGAACTTCGAGAAGGGCAAACAGACCCGGCTCGATCCGATCAACACGCCGCCGATCGATGCGATCACCCCGTGGTTCTTCGCCTATACCCCGGCGCAGCGCGCCGTCGGTTTCAGCGCGGCGGACCCGGCCAACTACAGCCCGAGCACCGATCTGAACGATCCGCTGGTCCAGCAGTACGGCGCCTATCTGGGCAACTACAACGGCAGCCGCCCGGTCGGTCTCTCGCAGAGCGATCCGTGGCTCGGCGCTCCTGGTGGCCGCGTGTTCGATGGCGTGGTGACCGCCTACGAGGGCGGACAGCCGGGTTTCGTGTTCCCGACCAAGATTCAGAACTGGCCGACCAACGCGAGCATCCCCGGCACCGTGCTGGGCAACAATGGCATCGTCGGCATCACGCAGTATGCTGCGGGCGTCGGCGGCTTTTCGGGCAACGCCGGCTTGGTGGGGTCGTCGATCGGGGCGTACAAGGCGAAGTCGCTCACGGACCGAAGCATCTTCGATTACTACAATCACCTGCTCGGCGGGCCAAACGCGCAGCAGTTCAATGACTTCAAGGCCTTCAACGTCACCGGCCGGCAGACGTTCTTCGACGACAAGCTCGGCTTCGAACTGGCGTTCGACAAACAGGACGCGAAGTTCGGCAACTGGAGCCTGATCGACAACGCGGCTACCGCGGTCTCGATCGACATCATGCGCACGCTGATCGACGGCACGAAGAATCCGAACTTTCTCCGTCCGGTGGTCTACGCCGCGGGCGGCGGTTCCGGCGGCAGCTGGGATCGCAGTGAGCGCGAGGTGGTGCGGGCCACCGCCTTCGGCGAACTCGACTTCGCCACGATCTCGGGCCGTGACTCCGTGCTCGCCAAGATCTTCGGCCGAAACACGTTCACCGGCCTGTTTGCGCGGCAGAAGACCTATGACTTCCGCGCGAATTACAATCGGTTCTACATCGCCGATTCCTTCGTTCCCGCCGCCGGCAACGGTGCCGTCGGACAGGCATCGCGCGACAATATCTTCGCCGTCTACCTGGGTTCGCCGATCCCGGCCAACGCTGCGTCGGCGTCGGGCGTCGGCCTGCAGGGGATCAAGACCTTCATCGATGCGCCGTCCCAGCAGACGATCCGCTACTACAACAACCAGACGAACGCCTGGCAGACGCTCCCGCTCGACACGGTGAACAACGACCTCGCGGCGGACGAGCAGAAGACCTACCGCACTTCGCGCAAGACGAAGGACATCGTCACCTCAAAGGCGGTCGTCTGGCAGGGTTACTGGCTGGAGGGCGCGCTCGTCCCGATGTTCGGCTGGCGTGAGGACGAAGACGTCTTCCGCGATGCTGGCAATCCGCCGGCCGTGCCTGCGAATCCGCAGGGCCAGGGCGGCTTGGTCAATCCGTTCTCGCCCAACTGGACGCTGCCGGAAGCTTCGAGCGCGGAGAACACCGTGCGTTCGAAGACCTACAGCCTCGTGACGCACCTGCCCGCGAAGTGGCGCGAGAGGATGCCGGGCCGCATGGACGTGAGCCTCATCTACAACAAGTCCGAGAATTTCAATCCCGACTCGAGTCGCCGCGACATCATGGGTGCGTCGGTGCCGAATCCCGCGGGCAAAACCGAGGAATACGGCGTCGCCATCACCGCGCTGGATGACCGGCTGGTGTTCAAGTGGGCGCATTACGAGACGTCCGTCACGAACGCGACGCTGGATAGCGCTGGCATCTCCGCCCAATACCTGATCGGCGCCGTTGAGGCGTGGGGTCAGAAATCCGCGGTGCAGTTCCGCGACTCGCTCGCTCCCGGTGGGCCGCGCGTCGGCAACGCCAGCACGCTCTATGGCCTTTCGAGCGACGGTCATCAGGTCACCTGGCAGCCGGACGGCGTGCTCGCCTCGCAGAACCCGGATGGCAGCTACCAATACACGCAAGCCCAACTCGACGCGACCTACGCGCGGGAGAAGGCGTCGGTGGACGCGTGGTTCGCCACGCAGGTGCCGGCCGCGTTCCAGGATGCCTGGGCGCTGACGGACTACGCCACCGGTGGCGGCTCGACCAACTACGGCGCGTCCGGACTCGTCGTCACGGGCGACACGATTTCGAAGGGTGACGAGTTCGAACTCATCGCCAATCCGATCAAGGGTCTCAGCGTGTCGGTCAACGCGGCCAAGACCTCCGCCTCACGCATGAATCTGGCCCAGAGCTATGTGGACTGGATCAACCAGCGCTGGGAAGAGTTCCAGGGGCCGGCGGGCGACATGCGCCTGTGGGGTCCTGCGGATGACTCGCAGTCGCCGAACGGCCGGCAGTTCGGCCACGGCGGCGAAACCGCGCGCGGCAAATACTCCCGCGAGACGATGGCCGGCTACAACCTGTTCCTCGCGTTGGAAGGCGCGGACGTGCCCGAGCTTCGCCCGTGGCGCTTCAACGTCGTCGCCAACTACGATTTCCAGGGCGGTATCAGCTGGCTCAAGGGGGTGAACGTCGGCGGCAGCTACCGCTGGCAGCAGCGCAATACGACCGGGTTCCCAGTGGTCGGCGCCGGCACGGCGACCGATCCGTATCGCTACGACGTGAGCAACCCGTACAAAGGCTCCGACGAGGGCATCTTCGACGGGTGGGTCGGCTACCGGCGCCACCTGGGCTGGAAGAACGTCGCGTGGCGCGTGCAACTCAACGTGCGTAATCTGCTCGCGAATGATCACCTCAGCCGGGTGACGGTCCAGCCGAACGGCGAACCGGGTGCTTACCGGATCCCGGAGCCGCGAACGATCACGTTGACGAATACGTTCGAGTTCTAG
- a CDS encoding FG-GAP-like repeat-containing protein — MLAFMLTGNVGWAADGSAAGQGWEAKPLAPRSGPRGATMFVMLPPAETGLVAENHYDDPRMWGERYHEFGVGAIGTGVAIGDYDGDGRPDVFVVAKTDSCRLFRNLGAWKFEDVTDRAGVADRGDAARVWKQGAAFADVNNDGRLDLYVCRFAEPNLLYINQGDGTFREEAAARGLAVVDASSAAAFCDYDRDGWLDVFVQTNLLDSAAHPNGQRDYLFHNNGDGTFRNVTEHAGISGETQGHSATWWDYDQDGWPDLYVANDFSIPDSLYRNRRDGTFVNVLDEVVPHTPFSSMGGDLGDVNNDGLIDLLVADMAATTHQKDQRGMAPSRVHAREVTSDSTVAPQYERSALYLNTGTGRCLEAAFLAGVAATDWTWSPRFEDLDNDGRLDLHVTNGMNREQNNEDLLRRLMAAETPAERIRIMRASPMLVESNLAFRNRGELRFDNVSAEWGLDHKGVSFGSAFGDLDGDGDLDLVYANYQAGVSVLRNDSDRGNRLIVELRGTRSNRFGIGSLVRVETASGVQVRSLVLLRGYDSTSEPVAHFGLGDDDVVRTLTVDWPSGERQTFTNVPVNRRITLTEPEGSSDMTQLASAKRVVAAPQFSDVSDQAGFTFTSRPGEIDGTDQQPLLTLRQNGRGPALALGDLNGDGIDDAVIGGTARDPARIVPGTRSGRFAADPAELPTAASLDHGPVLIFDADGDGANDLLLTAAGVAQPEGAPEYQPILLLNGGGGAMRAASADALPSLPLCVGAAAAADFDRDGRLDVFLGGRVVPGLYPLPARTALLAHRGPAPAGFVDVTDTVAPGLREIGLVTSCLWTDVDNDGWLDLLVALEWGGIHYWRNVDGRRFEDQSAAAGFAAAGSGWWSSLAAADFNGDGRMDYVAGNLGLNTPYRASADAPAALFLGDFAGDGESRIIEGEYEGGQLFPRRTRRELAAIMPEILKRFPRNDLYARATLVEIVGEERLAAARRFEATEFRSGVLLSRPDGTYEFSPLPRLAQIAPLQGVIAGDFDGDGFADIYAVQNSHAPVPFVGRFDGGLSQLLRGDGRGHFTAVPIRESGLVVRGDAKALALTDLDADGWPDYLITRNGAGTIAFRNAGVAGRRSLCVKLRGPRGNPTPIGARVTLELADGTQQTAEVTAGGGYASQSSAGCFFGYSAANPSSVLRVRWPSGRVSEHRDLGSGPVVTVAAP; from the coding sequence ATGCTTGCGTTCATGCTGACGGGCAACGTCGGGTGGGCCGCGGACGGTTCCGCCGCCGGTCAGGGCTGGGAGGCAAAACCTCTGGCGCCGCGTTCCGGTCCGCGCGGAGCGACGATGTTCGTCATGCTGCCGCCAGCGGAGACCGGCCTCGTCGCGGAGAATCACTACGACGATCCGCGGATGTGGGGCGAGCGGTATCACGAGTTTGGCGTCGGCGCGATCGGCACTGGCGTGGCGATCGGCGACTACGACGGGGACGGTCGCCCCGACGTGTTCGTGGTGGCGAAGACCGACAGCTGCCGGCTGTTTCGCAATCTCGGCGCCTGGAAGTTTGAAGACGTCACCGACCGCGCCGGGGTGGCCGATCGGGGCGATGCGGCGCGGGTGTGGAAGCAGGGCGCGGCCTTTGCCGACGTGAACAACGACGGCCGGCTCGACCTGTATGTCTGCCGGTTCGCCGAGCCGAACCTCCTCTACATCAACCAGGGCGACGGCACGTTTCGCGAGGAGGCGGCGGCGCGCGGACTGGCGGTGGTCGACGCGTCGAGCGCGGCGGCGTTCTGCGACTACGACCGCGACGGCTGGCTCGATGTGTTTGTGCAGACGAACCTGCTCGACTCCGCCGCGCATCCGAACGGCCAGCGCGACTACTTGTTTCACAACAACGGTGACGGGACATTTCGCAATGTGACGGAGCACGCGGGGATCAGCGGCGAGACGCAGGGGCATTCGGCGACCTGGTGGGACTACGATCAGGACGGCTGGCCGGATCTCTACGTGGCGAATGATTTCTCGATTCCGGACTCACTCTACCGGAACCGTCGCGACGGTACTTTCGTGAACGTGCTCGACGAAGTCGTGCCGCACACGCCGTTTTCTTCGATGGGCGGGGATCTCGGCGACGTGAACAACGACGGGCTGATCGATTTGCTGGTCGCTGACATGGCGGCGACGACGCACCAAAAGGACCAGCGCGGCATGGCGCCGTCGCGGGTTCACGCCCGCGAGGTCACGAGTGATTCGACCGTCGCGCCGCAATACGAACGCAGCGCGCTGTATCTCAACACCGGCACGGGCCGCTGTCTCGAAGCGGCGTTTCTCGCGGGCGTCGCGGCGACGGATTGGACGTGGTCGCCGCGGTTCGAGGACCTGGACAACGATGGCCGGCTCGACCTGCACGTCACCAACGGCATGAACCGCGAGCAGAACAACGAGGATCTCTTGCGGCGTTTGATGGCGGCGGAAACACCGGCCGAGCGGATCCGGATCATGCGTGCGAGCCCGATGCTGGTGGAATCGAACCTCGCGTTCCGCAATCGGGGCGAGCTGCGGTTCGACAACGTCAGCGCTGAGTGGGGACTGGATCACAAGGGCGTGAGTTTTGGATCCGCGTTCGGCGATCTCGATGGCGACGGCGATCTCGATCTGGTCTACGCGAACTACCAGGCCGGCGTGAGCGTGCTGCGCAACGACAGCGATCGCGGCAACCGGTTGATCGTCGAGCTGCGGGGCACGCGCTCGAACCGCTTCGGCATCGGCAGCCTGGTCCGGGTGGAGACTGCCTCCGGCGTGCAGGTGCGCTCGCTGGTGCTGTTGCGCGGCTACGACTCGACCAGCGAGCCGGTGGCGCACTTCGGGCTCGGCGACGACGACGTGGTGCGAACGCTCACGGTCGATTGGCCGAGTGGTGAACGGCAGACGTTCACGAATGTGCCGGTGAACCGGCGGATCACGCTCACCGAACCGGAAGGCTCTTCGGATATGACGCAGCTCGCATCGGCGAAGCGGGTGGTCGCAGCCCCACAGTTCTCCGACGTGAGCGACCAGGCCGGATTCACGTTCACCTCACGCCCGGGCGAGATCGACGGCACCGATCAGCAGCCGCTGCTTACGCTGCGGCAGAATGGTCGAGGTCCTGCGCTCGCCTTGGGCGATCTCAACGGTGACGGCATCGACGACGCGGTGATCGGCGGCACGGCGCGCGATCCGGCGCGGATTGTCCCAGGCACGCGTTCCGGCCGATTCGCGGCGGACCCGGCGGAGCTGCCCACCGCCGCGTCGCTCGATCACGGGCCGGTGCTCATCTTCGATGCCGACGGGGACGGCGCGAACGACTTGCTCCTCACGGCCGCCGGCGTGGCGCAGCCGGAAGGTGCGCCCGAATACCAGCCGATCCTCCTGCTCAACGGTGGTGGCGGCGCGATGCGGGCGGCGTCGGCGGATGCGCTGCCGTCGCTCCCGCTCTGCGTCGGCGCTGCCGCCGCCGCCGATTTCGATCGTGACGGCCGGCTGGACGTGTTTCTCGGCGGGCGCGTCGTGCCGGGCCTTTATCCGCTGCCGGCGCGCACCGCGCTACTCGCCCATCGCGGTCCCGCGCCCGCGGGATTCGTGGATGTGACCGACACCGTCGCACCCGGCCTGCGCGAGATCGGGCTCGTGACCTCGTGCCTGTGGACCGACGTCGACAACGACGGCTGGCTCGATCTCTTGGTCGCGCTGGAGTGGGGCGGCATCCATTATTGGCGCAACGTCGACGGCCGCCGCTTCGAGGACCAGTCGGCAGCTGCGGGTTTCGCCGCCGCCGGCAGCGGCTGGTGGAGTTCGCTCGCGGCGGCCGATTTCAACGGCGACGGTCGGATGGATTACGTCGCGGGAAATCTCGGACTCAACACGCCGTATCGCGCGAGCGCCGATGCGCCGGCGGCCCTTTTCCTCGGCGACTTCGCGGGCGACGGCGAGTCGCGGATCATCGAGGGCGAATATGAAGGCGGCCAGCTGTTCCCGCGACGCACGCGGCGCGAACTGGCCGCGATCATGCCGGAGATTCTGAAACGCTTCCCGCGAAACGATCTCTACGCGCGGGCAACGCTGGTGGAGATCGTGGGCGAAGAGCGGCTCGCGGCGGCGCGGCGTTTCGAGGCGACCGAGTTTCGCAGCGGCGTGCTTCTGAGTCGGCCGGATGGCACCTACGAATTCTCGCCGTTGCCGCGGCTCGCGCAGATCGCGCCACTGCAGGGCGTCATTGCGGGCGACTTCGACGGCGATGGCTTTGCGGATATCTATGCGGTCCAGAATTCCCACGCGCCGGTGCCATTCGTCGGCCGGTTCGACGGTGGACTGAGTCAGCTCTTGCGCGGCGATGGGCGAGGTCATTTTACCGCGGTTCCGATTCGGGAGAGCGGGCTCGTGGTGCGGGGCGATGCCAAGGCGCTCGCGCTCACCGATCTCGATGCGGATGGCTGGCCGGATTATCTCATCACCCGCAACGGCGCCGGCACGATCGCGTTTCGGAATGCCGGCGTGGCGGGCCGGCGCTCGCTCTGCGTGAAGCTGCGCGGGCCGCGGGGCAACCCGACTCCCATCGGTGCACGCGTGACGCTCGAGCTGGCGGATGGCACGCAGCAGACGGCGGAGGTGACGGCGGGCGGTGGTTACGCGAGCCAGTCGAGCGCCGGGTGTTTCTTTGGCTATTCCGCGGCGAACCCATCGTCTGTGCTGCGGGTGCGCTGGCCGTCGGGGCGGGTATCGGAGCATCGCGACCTCGGCTCCGGTCCGGTGGTGACGGTTGCGGCTCCATAA